The proteins below are encoded in one region of Acidimicrobiia bacterium:
- a CDS encoding SDR family oxidoreductase, whose amino-acid sequence MTADRLGVPAHGVVVTGGGSGIGAGICAALAEVGRPVGVWDRDGTSAERVAEHCRDRGVAALAVTLDVVDDDAVAAAVGPTVAALGRVGGLVHAAGIVQAALDDVIDVASWDQVLATHLRAYAFVVRAVLPELRRAGPGAAIVGISSIEGLVGHGAIPSYTAAKHGMIGLTRSLAHRLGPEGVRVNAVCPGYIETPMLAPAIGDTAARASLEAHVPLGRLGAPADVAAVVRFLLSDESRYVHGAAVVVDGGVTATGGQ is encoded by the coding sequence GTGACCGCCGACCGGCTCGGGGTGCCCGCCCACGGGGTGGTCGTGACCGGTGGCGGGTCGGGGATCGGCGCCGGGATCTGCGCCGCGCTCGCCGAGGTCGGCCGGCCCGTCGGGGTCTGGGACCGCGACGGGACGAGCGCCGAGCGCGTCGCCGAGCACTGCCGCGACCGCGGCGTCGCCGCGCTCGCGGTCACGCTCGACGTCGTCGACGACGACGCCGTCGCCGCCGCGGTCGGGCCGACCGTCGCCGCGCTCGGTCGGGTCGGTGGCCTGGTGCACGCCGCCGGCATCGTACAGGCCGCGCTCGACGACGTGATCGACGTCGCCAGCTGGGACCAGGTCCTCGCCACGCACCTCCGCGCCTACGCGTTCGTCGTCCGCGCCGTGCTGCCGGAGCTGCGACGGGCGGGTCCCGGAGCCGCGATCGTCGGGATCTCCTCGATCGAGGGCCTCGTGGGCCACGGCGCCATCCCCTCGTACACCGCGGCCAAGCACGGGATGATCGGCTTGACCCGCTCGCTCGCGCACCGGCTCGGGCCCGAGGGCGTGCGCGTGAACGCCGTGTGCCCGGGCTACATCGAGACGCCGATGCTGGCGCCGGCGATCGGCGACACCGCCGCCCGCGCCTCGCTCGAGGCCCACGTGCCCCTCGGCCGGCTCGGCGCGCCCGCCGACGTGGCCGCGGTCGTCCGCTTCCTCCTCTCCGACGAG